A portion of the Flavobacterium limnophilum genome contains these proteins:
- a CDS encoding acetyl-CoA C-acyltransferase, with product MKNTTAYIVSAYRTAVGKAPKGVFRFKRPDELAAETIQFMMNEFPDFDKTRIDDVMVGNAMPEAEQGLNMGRLISLMGLKVTDVPGVTVNRYCASGIETIGMATAKIQSGMADCIIAGGAESMSFIPMGGYKPTPDYAVAKEGNEDYYWGMGLTAEAVAKQFNISRADQDAFAYNSHMKALKAQAEGKFDSQIVPITIEQTFINENGKKETKSYIVNKDEGPRAGTSVEALAGLRPVFAADGSVTAGNSSQMSDGAAFVLIMNEEMVKELNLTPIARLVSFASAGVEPRIMGIGPVKAIPKALKQAGLELKDIDLVELNEAFASQSLAVIRELGMNPDIVNVNGGAIALGHPLGCTGAKLSVQLFDEMKRRGNKYGIVSMCVGTGQGSAGIYELL from the coding sequence ATGAAAAATACAACCGCATATATCGTTTCCGCTTACCGTACAGCGGTAGGAAAAGCCCCAAAAGGAGTTTTTAGATTCAAACGTCCTGATGAATTGGCGGCAGAAACCATTCAGTTTATGATGAATGAATTCCCTGATTTCGATAAAACACGTATTGATGATGTAATGGTCGGAAATGCAATGCCCGAAGCCGAACAAGGATTGAATATGGGACGATTAATTTCCTTGATGGGATTAAAAGTGACCGATGTTCCTGGTGTAACAGTCAATAGATATTGCGCTTCTGGGATAGAAACTATCGGGATGGCGACTGCCAAAATCCAATCAGGAATGGCGGATTGTATTATCGCTGGTGGCGCCGAAAGTATGAGTTTTATTCCGATGGGAGGTTACAAACCCACTCCAGATTATGCCGTGGCCAAAGAAGGAAACGAAGATTATTATTGGGGAATGGGATTGACCGCCGAAGCCGTTGCCAAACAATTCAACATTTCGAGAGCCGATCAAGATGCCTTTGCTTACAATTCTCACATGAAAGCCCTGAAAGCGCAAGCCGAAGGAAAATTCGATTCACAAATTGTTCCAATAACTATTGAACAAACTTTTATCAATGAAAATGGTAAAAAGGAAACTAAATCTTATATCGTTAATAAAGATGAAGGTCCAAGAGCAGGAACTTCGGTAGAAGCATTAGCAGGATTAAGACCCGTTTTTGCTGCTGACGGAAGCGTGACAGCAGGAAATTCATCCCAAATGAGTGATGGTGCTGCTTTCGTTTTGATTATGAATGAAGAAATGGTCAAAGAATTGAACCTCACTCCTATTGCGCGTTTAGTAAGTTTTGCATCAGCTGGAGTTGAACCTAGAATAATGGGAATTGGCCCTGTAAAAGCCATTCCAAAAGCATTAAAACAAGCTGGATTAGAATTGAAAGACATTGATTTGGTAGAATTGAACGAAGCATTTGCCTCACAATCATTAGCCGTAATTCGGGAATTGGGAATGAACCCAGATATCGTGAATGTCAATGGTGGAGCAATTGCCTTGGGGCATCCTTTGGGTTGTACGGGCGCCAAATTATCCGTTCAACTATTCGACGAAATGAAACGTCGTGGAAATAAATATGGAATCGTGAGTATGTGTGTGGGAACTGGACAAGGAAGTGCGGGGATTTATGAGTTGCTTTAG
- a CDS encoding four helix bundle protein — protein MSEFKRHNFKKLKIWQMGMEIAKIVLDLTDTFPISEKFGLKSQMDRCSLSMPSNIAEGSSRTDKSFSHFLDISLGSSFELQTQLLLANYRKYITAEYTNFIEIKIEEFQKATMTFQNTLNK, from the coding sequence ATGAGCGAATTCAAAAGACATAACTTCAAAAAACTAAAAATTTGGCAAATGGGAATGGAAATAGCAAAAATAGTTTTAGACCTAACTGATACATTTCCTATTTCTGAAAAATTTGGTTTAAAAAGTCAAATGGACAGATGTTCTTTATCAATGCCTTCAAATATTGCAGAAGGATCAAGTAGAACTGACAAATCCTTCAGTCATTTTTTAGATATATCATTAGGTTCTTCATTTGAATTACAAACACAGCTTTTATTAGCAAATTACAGAAAATATATAACCGCAGAATATACCAATTTTATTGAAATAAAAATAGAAGAATTTCAAAAAGCAACTATGACTTTTCAAAATACTCTAAATAAATAA
- a CDS encoding acyl-CoA dehydrogenase family protein yields the protein MNDKTRGGQFIVKETKCEDVFTPEDFNEEQLMMRDSVKEFVDKEIWPNKNRFESKDYAFTEECMKKAGDLGFLSVAVPEEYGGMGMGFVNTVLVCDYISGATGSFSTAFGAHTGIGTMPITLYGTEEQKQKYVPKLASGEWFGAYCLTEPGAGSDANSGKTKAVLSEDGTHYKITGQKMWISNAGFCSLFIVFARIENDKNITGFILENTADNGISFGEEEHKLGIRASSTRQVFFSDTKIPVENMLSERGNGFKIAMNALNVGRIKLAAACLDAQRRVTSGAVKYANERVQFNTPIAQFGAIRLKLAEMATSCYAGESATYRAAKDIEDRISARESEGTSHQEAELKGVEEYAIECSILKVAVSEDVQNCADEGIQIFGGMGFSEDTPMESAWRDARIARIYEGTNEINRMLSVGMLIKKAFKGHVDLLGPATKVQEELMGIPSFDTPDYSELFAEEKEMIGKLKKAFLMVAGGAVQKYGPDLEGHQQLLMAAADILIEIYMAESTVLRTEKLAKKEGEAKVQEQIAMAKLYLYKAVDVITQKGKESIISFAEGDDQRMMLMGLRRFTKYTNMPNIIGLRETITTKLVTENEYCF from the coding sequence ATGAACGACAAAACTCGCGGTGGCCAATTCATCGTAAAAGAAACAAAATGCGAAGATGTCTTCACGCCCGAAGATTTCAACGAAGAGCAATTAATGATGCGTGACTCGGTAAAAGAATTTGTGGACAAAGAAATTTGGCCCAACAAAAACCGTTTCGAAAGCAAAGATTACGCTTTTACTGAAGAGTGTATGAAAAAAGCCGGAGACCTTGGTTTTCTGAGTGTGGCAGTCCCTGAAGAGTATGGCGGAATGGGAATGGGATTTGTCAATACGGTTTTGGTTTGCGACTATATTTCGGGAGCAACGGGTTCTTTTTCGACAGCATTTGGTGCGCATACTGGAATTGGAACAATGCCCATTACTTTGTACGGAACTGAAGAGCAAAAACAAAAATACGTACCGAAATTGGCTTCTGGCGAATGGTTTGGTGCCTATTGCTTGACCGAACCGGGCGCAGGAAGTGATGCCAATTCAGGAAAAACCAAAGCTGTTTTGTCCGAAGATGGAACACATTATAAAATCACGGGACAAAAAATGTGGATTTCGAACGCTGGTTTTTGCTCCCTGTTTATCGTTTTTGCCCGAATTGAAAATGATAAAAATATTACTGGATTTATTCTTGAAAACACTGCCGATAATGGAATATCTTTTGGTGAAGAAGAACATAAACTCGGAATTCGTGCCTCTTCCACTCGTCAGGTTTTCTTTTCGGACACTAAAATTCCGGTCGAAAACATGCTTTCCGAAAGAGGCAATGGCTTCAAAATTGCGATGAATGCCTTGAATGTGGGTCGTATCAAATTGGCCGCAGCCTGTCTGGATGCACAACGAAGAGTAACTTCCGGTGCCGTGAAATATGCCAACGAAAGAGTGCAATTTAATACGCCGATTGCCCAATTTGGAGCCATTCGCTTGAAATTGGCCGAAATGGCGACCTCTTGTTATGCCGGCGAGAGTGCCACTTACAGGGCTGCCAAAGACATAGAAGACCGAATTTCAGCGAGAGAATCCGAAGGAACATCACATCAAGAAGCCGAATTGAAAGGTGTCGAAGAATATGCCATAGAATGTTCCATCTTGAAAGTGGCCGTTTCTGAAGATGTTCAAAACTGCGCCGACGAAGGAATCCAAATTTTTGGTGGAATGGGATTTTCGGAAGACACGCCCATGGAAAGTGCTTGGCGTGACGCAAGAATTGCCCGAATTTATGAAGGGACGAATGAAATTAACCGAATGCTTTCAGTGGGAATGTTAATCAAAAAAGCGTTCAAAGGTCATGTGGATTTATTGGGGCCAGCCACGAAAGTTCAGGAAGAATTAATGGGAATTCCATCATTCGACACGCCTGATTATTCCGAATTGTTTGCCGAAGAGAAAGAAATGATTGGCAAATTAAAAAAAGCGTTCCTGATGGTTGCCGGCGGTGCGGTTCAAAAATACGGCCCCGATTTGGAAGGTCACCAACAATTATTGATGGCTGCAGCCGATATTTTGATTGAAATCTATATGGCGGAAAGCACCGTTTTGAGAACCGAAAAATTAGCCAAAAAAGAAGGCGAAGCCAAAGTGCAAGAACAAATTGCCATGGCAAAACTGTATTTGTACAAAGCGGTTGACGTGATTACCCAAAAAGGAAAAGAAAGTATTATTTCCTTTGCCGAAGGCGATGATCAACGCATGATGCTGATGGGATTGCGCCGTTTTACAAAATACACCAATATGCCTAATATCATTGGGTTAAGAGAGACTATTACAACTAAATTAGTAACTGAAAACGAATATTGTTTCTAA
- a CDS encoding AI-2E family transporter gives MKNSTSLNSKQLFETILQLGLVFLILGFCFNLLAPFVTPILWAIIFAIILYPLFNILQKKLKGKKSLAATIIILCILAIVILPSISFFSGVTSGIMEIKSGIDEGTLKIEMPSQNIKEWPVIGEKAYDFLYSSSVNLEKTLLEHKEQIKDISTKVLGGLVSSIVTILQVVLSVIIAGVLMASTSAQNLATNFITRIAGDKGDEFLEITISTVRQVVKGVIGVAVIQTMIQAVGLFLCGVPFPGILTLLCLILSIIQIGPIIVNIGVIAYLFSTGDSSTAAILWTVYFLLSGLSDNVLKPLLLGKGALVPMLVIFIGVIGGFMMSGFIGLFVGPIIFSIGYKLFVAWMEDKPEITAA, from the coding sequence ATGAAAAATTCTACTTCACTAAACAGCAAACAGCTTTTTGAAACCATTCTGCAATTAGGGCTTGTATTCCTAATTTTAGGTTTTTGCTTTAACCTTTTGGCTCCCTTTGTAACACCCATACTTTGGGCAATAATATTTGCGATTATTTTATATCCCTTATTCAACATTCTTCAAAAAAAGTTGAAAGGTAAAAAGTCCTTGGCCGCTACCATAATTATTCTTTGCATTTTAGCTATTGTAATTTTGCCTTCCATTTCCTTTTTTAGTGGGGTTACTTCAGGTATTATGGAAATTAAATCCGGTATTGATGAGGGTACTTTAAAAATAGAAATGCCTAGTCAAAACATAAAAGAATGGCCGGTTATTGGTGAAAAAGCATACGATTTTTTATATTCCTCCTCCGTTAATTTGGAAAAAACACTATTAGAACACAAGGAACAGATCAAAGATATTTCTACAAAAGTACTTGGAGGTTTAGTAAGTTCAATAGTGACCATTTTGCAAGTTGTCCTTTCTGTAATCATTGCAGGAGTTTTAATGGCATCTACCAGCGCCCAAAATTTGGCGACCAATTTTATTACGAGAATTGCGGGTGATAAGGGCGATGAGTTTTTAGAAATTACTATTTCAACAGTACGTCAGGTGGTCAAAGGCGTAATAGGAGTGGCAGTAATTCAAACCATGATTCAGGCGGTGGGATTGTTTTTATGTGGCGTTCCGTTTCCAGGAATATTGACTTTGTTATGTTTGATTTTATCCATCATACAAATAGGCCCCATTATTGTAAATATTGGCGTGATTGCTTATCTTTTTTCTACGGGAGATAGCTCAACGGCAGCAATTTTATGGACGGTATATTTTCTTTTGAGCGGGCTTTCCGATAATGTTTTGAAACCGTTGCTTTTAGGAAAAGGCGCTTTAGTTCCAATGCTTGTTATATTTATTGGTGTAATCGGCGGCTTTATGATGTCGGGATTCATAGGGTTATTTGTTGGACCAATTATTTTTTCCATCGGTTATAAATTATTCGTGGCCTGGATGGAAGACAAACCCGAAATTACTGCAGCTTAA